The following is a genomic window from Thalassoroseus pseudoceratinae.
TCACGGCAAGGAGAGAAGTCGAAACGGAGAAGCGTCGGCAAGACCCATACGACTTCTACCCAACGCCAAGAGGAGCAACCGAAGCTCTTCTGAGAGTTGAACAGTTCTCGAAGGAAGTCTGGGAGCCGGCATGTGGCGAGGGTGCGATCTCTGACGTGTTGAAACAGGCCGGTTACGCCGTCGATTCCTCCGACATTGTGAACCGAGGCTACGGACAAGTTGAGAACTTCCTGACGACCGAGCGCAGAGCGACAGACATCATTACGAACCCACCGTACCGCCAAGGTGATGAGTTTGTCCGAAAAGCCCTTAACATTACGACTCGCAGAGTTGCGATGCTCTTTCAGCTATCGTTCCTGACAAGTGAGAAGAGGCGGGCGATCCTTTCGGAGTCATGCTTGAAGAAGATTTACGTCTTTGAGGACCGAGTGTCGTTGTACAAGGGCGGCAGCGAGTATCGTGGGAATGGTCAGTTAGGCTACGCATGGTTCATCTGGGAACACGGGTATTCCGGTGAGCCGACGATTTCGTGGATCAACTCTCGGTTGGCGGGGGCCATGCTTCGCCCAATTGAAGACACGCTCACCACGAACTCGTCAGCCGATAGAGGCCCCTCGCAAGATGAGTCAGTTGATAGCCACAGCAATGATCTTATTAGGGAACTGTGCATTCACATCTGGGACGCTGACGACATGGACGCATTGATGGACTCCAACAGAATTGTTTCTGAGTGGGCACAGTTGGAAGGTATCTCACTGTCGCTCGCTGAGCGGCTTGTGAAGGAATTGCCCGATGAAGTGCGTAGGCTTCTTGATAATGGTCTGCCGCCAGCAGCCTGAATGCTTTGAGTCCAAAAGGTGTGCAGCCTGCTGAATGTGAGAAGTACCTGAGAAGTCGGGGACTTCTCACTTCAGCGCAGGCACTTTGAGGTCAAAAAAACTGCGGGCCAACAAAGTTCATGCGCATGTGTGACATCTCACTTGAATGGCGATTTTTGCGCACAAATCAATCTTTCTGTTCCAAAACCAATACTTAGTCTCCCAAGCTGGTCGGCTCGCTGCTACTTCAAGACCATTGCCTATTTACCGCTTTGACGACGCTCTTGACGCATTTCGCCTCAATCCTACCATTCGATTGACAACTGAATTGATTCCCCTCGGCAACCGCCGACTAATAGCCATTCGAGTCGCACTCAACTGGCTGGGGAGCGAGTCGGATCAGACCACAGTGAGGGCAACCCGAGTTGCTTCGGCAACAAGCGGATAACCAAGTCGCTCTTGGGAAGCGTGCCCGGCCCGACTCGGCCTGACCCTGAATGCGCTGTAAGGGCAGGCTCATCGCATCACGACGCTACAAATGCGTCCGTGCGATGAGCCTGCCCTTTTTTCATTGGCGGTCTCGCATTTCGCAGGCAGCCTCAACACGTTTTGACTCGAAAGACAAGGAGAAGGAAATGATCTGGCCAAAATACTGGGACGAGAACGAGGCAGACCTACTTCTGGTTCACGCAAACAGAGGAACTGAGGCATGGCACGATGCCACGGATGAGTTCCCGATGAAGCCACCTTCGAGTGGTAAACGGTTGTGGCTGATTCACAGCAATGTTCCTGAGAACTCACCATCGCTCATGTGTTCCATGGAGTGGTACACGGTGGATGAAGTGAGAGAGTTCATTCGACCGCATATCGAACAGGACTACTGGGAAATAGAGAGAGATGAGCTTTCGAGATGTGTCCCACAGCAGGAGGAGGTCGAGTGATGGAGAATCACGATTCGACGCCCCCCAAGCAGTTCACGTTTCTGGACGAAAACCAACGACAGGTGATCTTCACCCCGAAGAAATACGACCCGAAGACCGGTCAACTGATCGGCGTCAACCAGCAAGGGAAGACGATTGCCGTGGCCGTCAAGGATTTCATCATGCCGTATAAGCCAGTTGAATTGGAATGGGACTAGCCCCAACAAACAAGGCTGTTCATGGTGAGCGGCCATTTGCACTGAAAGGATTCCAGAGATGACAAGTGATCAGTCACCCAAGAACGAACCAACACGCATGGACAAGATTAGAGAGTTGTTGGCAGGCTGTAATGCTGACGACGCCATAGAAATCTTGTTGGCGTTGGCGGCAGATTTCGCCAATCGACACTATAGGAACGGCGAAGCACGATGGGCCGACGAAATGCGTGCCATCGAAGAATGTATGGAAGTCATGCAGGAAGTCTTCATGGGCGACGACATTTGAAGGCACTTTTCCCATCGGCATCCTCGGTGCGACATTGCACTGGGGGTGCCGTCACACTTCTTTTAATCACCGTTTGTGACGACCGACATTATATACCTACAACTTTGTCATTGAACAAAAGGAATCAAGAAATGCCAACGCAAGACTCCTGCCCCGATTGTGGTGTGGCCGTGAGCCAATCGCATATCAACCAATGCGACATAGAACGCTGCTCGGTCTGCGGAGGCCAGCGGATCACCTGCGACTGCGAGGGCCACGATCCGATGGCGTCGGCATGGACTGGAGAGTGGCCCATCAACGCCAGCATCAAGAGCGCTGCACTGAGTGGAAGAAAGCGTTTAACGACAAATCTGAGTAACGAGGCACCCCCGAGTGTCGAAGACGCAACATTCACGTCAGCGAGGAAAACTGCCATGAGCAATGAACATCTCAAAGTCCAAATCCAACACGCCAGCGAGGTCGTTCGAGAGGCGCTTCATCAGCCGAAGCCGACGCTCGGCATCGACCTCGATGGCTGCGTGGATGAAGCTCCCGGCTTCTTCCATGTCCTCTCAACGGTCTGGCCGGGCGACGTTCTAGTCATCACATTCCGAAGCGACCGTGCGAAGGCCATCGCCGATCTTGAGAAGCATCGGATTCGCTTCACGGATGTCGTTCTCGTGAACACCTTCGACCAGAAAGCCGAGGTGATCGCCGAGCGGCAGGTGAGCTTCTACATCGACGACCAACCTGAGATGTTAAAGAACGTCTCTGCGAAGACCGCTGTGATGCTGTTTCGGAACGAAGGAAACTTCGACTTCGAGGACAAGAAGTGGATGTTTAGCGACAAGACTGGGAAGCTGATTTAGGATCAAAGGAAAGGATGCGAGTCAGTCGGTCGGCTTGCCGGGCACGGTGATCTCGGTCGGAGGTTCTTCGTGATTAGTTCTTCATGGCTTACCTGTAAACCACATCCGCAGGAAAGTGCTTGCCTTTATCGAATTGGGAATACTGTGGCAGGAAAAACACAACATCTCCGAGTTGAGGGAAGGCCGTCTTGAGCTTTGGGATCGCCTCCTCAATCCGTGCATCACCTTTCACTGCGATCACTTCTCCGTGTTTAGCGACGATTGCGACGTAGAGGTGGACTCTAAATCCTTCATCGTTTTTCCCCGCAAGGAGAATCGAAGGCCGCCTGCCACACTCGGACTCGGCAGTAGAGACTACCCAGCTTCTTTTTGCGGTTGCGGCCAATGCACCACAAAGTGCCTGCAACATCGCAGTAAATGGGTCGTGGTCATCCTGCGGACCTTTCATCTCGAATACCACTAGAGAGTTGTCTCGTCGGACTCCTAAACCATCTGGCTGGATTGAATTCTGCCTGCCGTCTTGGAAAGGGTTACTCTTGCTTGACAAGCCGAGGCACACCTCAGCAGCAAACAATCCAAAGTCTGTGTCCGGTTCACCAGTCGCAATGAAATCCAGTTGAGGCGTGGAGCGGCAGTATTCCAGCAGAGATGCTGTCCAGCTAAAACCATCTTCTATGTTTCGATGCTGAGTGGCGTCAGTGTTGTCCCAATGGTTGAATTGTTCTCGTTCGACAACGTGTGAAAACCCCTCGATCCACTCTACGACAAACTGAGTAAGTTCGTTGCTTTCGCCGGTCGTCAGGAGGGACTTTACTCGACTCGCAAAGAGAGACTGAAGCCTGTGGCCACCATCCCCCTCAGTAACGTCGTCAATAGGAGCTAAGGACATGCTGGCGTTCTTTAGGCTGATTTGCTCTCTCCAAAATTCAGTGTCCTTGTAAGATATGTGCGGAGCCATTTCCCAGAAGTGTTCCGGCTTCGTGAGCATCGTCTCAATGTCGCTTGTGGAAAGCTCTCGTTCTTCTTTCGTTGGAGAAAATCGATAGTCTCGCAAACACGAGCCTTCACCACTTACGGTCCACAATTGCCACGAATCAGGACAGACATCCTGCAGATATACGAGTCTCGCCATTATTGCACCTCCCACCACTCGTGATCGTTTCTAATTTCCACTCGATCTGACAACTCTGCGAACCCGTCTCGATCTTCCAAGTGAATCGGGAAGACTCGTCTGGCTGGGACCGCCTCGACGAACTGTCGAAGCTCGTCCACTGTTGCATGACCGGATGTATGAATTTGTTTTCGTTGAATTCCCAAGGCAGCCATCTCATCAAGCTCTTTGCGGTTACGATGAACGTAACCAGACCAAACTGAGCTTATCAAACTGGCACTATTCAAGCACTTCGCCCGCTGAAGGTCTCTCAGCATACTCGGGCGGAAGACCATCACGGAGCCAGAAGCCGCTTCCGCCAACGCATCCGGGTAGATGCGATGTGGATAATACGGGTTCGAGATGTGGAACGCCTTCTCTCGTTTGATCTTCTGCTTTTGACTGAAGGGCAGATAAACCGTTACCCCTTCCTTGCCGGGCTTTGGGAGAGCGTCATCCCGAGCGGCTCGAATGATCTCAGCGGTGTACATGTCGAGGATCAACTGTCGCCTTGATCGCTGGCAGGCATCCCAGACTGAGACAAGCCGGTCAATGTTCTGACTGGAACACCAGACTAAGCACATGCCGTCCGTCTCGTTGAACACTTCGGCCATCGCATCCGCTACGGAATGCTCGGTCGGGAAGGCGAAATCTGGATCACGACCAATCTGAGTTCCTTCGCAAATGAAGTCGTCAATGTCTCGTGGTGGATTTCGAATCAGATCATCAAACAGGTGGGCATTGCGTCCATGCCCTCGGATGTCCCCCGAGTAGAACAACCGCTTGCTATCGGCTTCGACCAGTAGGCAATAGCTGTCGTAGGCT
Proteins encoded in this region:
- a CDS encoding MBL fold metallo-hydrolase: MRCRIHRGCHEIGGNCVEVESHGKRIVLDIGLPLKDEGEVSVPDIGGLTSKDDSLLGVLISHPHPDHYGLLEEITEPVPIYMGEASRRIIDVSAFFTRLPTLGNLEPHVLSDQQTITLGPFSITPYRIDHSAYDSYCLLVEADSKRLFYSGDIRGHGRNAHLFDDLIRNPPRDIDDFICEGTQIGRDPDFAFPTEHSVADAMAEVFNETDGMCLVWCSSQNIDRLVSVWDACQRSRRQLILDMYTAEIIRAARDDALPKPGKEGVTVYLPFSQKQKIKREKAFHISNPYYPHRIYPDALAEAASGSVMVFRPSMLRDLQRAKCLNSASLISSVWSGYVHRNRKELDEMAALGIQRKQIHTSGHATVDELRQFVEAVPARRVFPIHLEDRDGFAELSDRVEIRNDHEWWEVQ
- a CDS encoding ParB N-terminal domain-containing protein, whose product is MTTSDYQFLPPLLPEEFEALKTSIAERGVDVPIIVDQDGNVIDGYHRERACDELGIYCPREIRHFDNETDKLELILSLNCRRRQLNRKQKRSVIEAYLLRDPQIADNFLAEIIGGISKNTVAAVRGELEGTCQIDKFDVLRGRDGKQRPVQYKKIVANTQKEVDAAKKVIGDLPDSSAGKLLNVVTARREVETEKRRQDPYDFYPTPRGATEALLRVEQFSKEVWEPACGEGAISDVLKQAGYAVDSSDIVNRGYGQVENFLTTERRATDIITNPPYRQGDEFVRKALNITTRRVAMLFQLSFLTSEKRRAILSESCLKKIYVFEDRVSLYKGGSEYRGNGQLGYAWFIWEHGYSGEPTISWINSRLAGAMLRPIEDTLTTNSSADRGPSQDESVDSHSNDLIRELCIHIWDADDMDALMDSNRIVSEWAQLEGISLSLAERLVKELPDEVRRLLDNGLPPAA